The DNA segment AATGACATCGCCGGTGGCGATTTTGTTTACGACATCCTGGCCGGAAACAACATGGCCGAATACGGTGTGTTTGCCGTCGAGCCAGGGAGTGGCAACATGGGTGATGAAAAACTGGCTGCCGTTGGTGCCCGGTCCGGCATTGGCCATGGACAGGATGCCTGGGCCTGCGTGGGTAAGGCTCGGATCGATCTCATCGGGGAAGGTGTAGCCCGGGCCACCGGTGCCGGTGCCGAGCGGGCAACCGCCCTGAATCATGAAATCGGGAATTACCCGGTGGAATTTCAATCCGTCATAGAATTTATCGCCTTTCATCTTGGCGCCACCGCCCAGATCCTTGACGCCTTCGGCGAGACCGACGAAATTGGTGACCGTCAGGGGGGTTTTGGTGAACTCAAGGGCGCAGATGATCTCGCCCTTGGAGGTGTTGAACTGGGCGTAGAGGCCGTCTTTCAGTTTCGCTTTTGCCATTACTGATTCTCCAGATAGGGTTATACAACTCATGATGAATACCAACAAAGTGCAGATCTTATACATCGATTCTCCTTTTGCAAAGGGTTGAGATTAAAAAAACACCTCCAGAATGCCCGCCGGAGGATGTGTGCTGTTAGTTATAATCCTTATTTTACAGTACGTTAGTGTTGGTCATGGGTGGTTCGGAGGCAGCTGCCGAGGGGGCACGGTGAGTTCCACCGTGAGGGCCAGTTCCTGGCCGGTGTCGCCAGCGCCGCGAATTATCGTGATTGGTATTGTATCTCCTTTTCGGCAATCGAGCATGGCAATATACAGATCCGTCCTGTCGGTAACGGCCGTGCCGTTGATCTCCTTGATAATGTCGCCGACGGCAAGTCCTGCCGCCGCGGCCTTGCCGTGCGGGCTGATCTCGCTGATTTTTAAATAGAATCGGCCATCCTTCTGCAAGCTGTCGAGAACGATACCGATTTTTGGTGATTCCGGCAGGTCTTGCAGGGTGGCAAGGAAAAAGTAATCGGCAACCTGGTCGAGATCGGCGGGAGCGCCGTTATTGTAAAGATTGACCACCGAGGCCTGGCGTACCGGAACTTGCCGGGCAAGACGGGGGGGAATCCCTGAATCTTTCCGGGTATGTTGCGTTCCGGCAAGAACCACTATTCGGCGTTCGGGATGTATCTTGATATATTCGGCGATATTCGCGGCCATGGTCTCATCCCAGAGGGCTTGGGCCTGAAGAAAACCGCTGGCCGCCCCCGTGCCGTGTTTGCCTTCGACGTGCATGTCGTGAACCTGGGCAAGCCGCTCGGCATATCCGGGCATGTCCAGGACCCGGTCTTTCGGCAGCGATCCGAGTATCTCGGGGCTGAGGTCGTCGGTGCCACCGCTGCGGAACACCTCGGTGGTAATCTGCCGGTCAAGATTGAGGCCGATGATGGGAATTTTCCGTGATCTGGCGAAGTTGACAATATCCCGGAAGAAACGGTAGTCGTAGTTCCATGCCTGGTAATATCCTGACTCTTTAAGAAAACTCTTCTCGTCCATTTCTTCGCCGAGGATATAGCGATCAAGAGCTGGTTGCGCCGAGGCGGGAAACATCTCCATGCCGATGGCCAGGAGTGGATTTTTTTTATACAGGGCCTCGATTATCCGCAGCTGCAGCAGGTGATCGGCAAAGTTTGTATGGGTTTCACCTACGTAGACGACCTGTTGGGTGGCCAGCTGGTCGATGATCCGGGGGAAGGCGGCAAGCGGCGCGGTGGCCCCACCCCGGGGCAACTCCTCCAGGACGAAGCGCAGGCCGGATTGTACCGGTTGAATACGTTTTACGGTGTTGCGGCCGCCGGTAAATTCGAGGTAGGAGTATTTTCCGTAATGGCTGAGGCGGCCGATTACCGATGGGGTTGTTTGCGGGTCGCGACTGGTTATCAGCACCGCGACATGGCCGGGCGACAGCGGATTGCGCCGGACATCGACGATCAGTCCTGCGGCCGAGGCGGGAGGTGGCGGACCGAAGAGAGACCTCGCCGGGGCCTGGTCGGTGCCGAGAAAGAGCAGGTCCTTGTCGCGCAGGTCCTTGTTGCCAACCTTTTCGGCGGTGGTAACCGTTAAACCCTTGCCGGCAAAGGAGTCAAGGAGCGGCTGGAATTGAGCCCTATCGCTCTCCCCGGCAAGAATGGCCAGTTTCTTTTCCGAGCCTAAAAAACGTGACCAGACTGGGGGGAATTCTTCGGCGGCAAGACGCCTTGAAAATGCGTGGTCAGGATCGATGGTGAACTCCAAAGGCCGTTGGTCGAGGCCGATGGAAATCTCGGTGATGAGTTCGCTAATCTCTTTTTGAACGGTAATTTCTCCACCCGGCGTTTTGATGCGGATAGGCAGGTCGAGGGTGAAGGGTTTGTCGGTGGTCTGACGGAGAGTAAAGCTCAGTGTCGATCCCTTGCTGGCTGCTGCCACCTCGATATTCTCCACCGCCAGGGCCGGAATATCAGCCCTCTCCAGGCGTTCGTTAAAAAATGTATGCAGGTCGAATTTTGCCACTGCTGCAAAGCTTGTCCGTAGATCGTCCCAACCGGCTGAACGGTCTCGATAGGTGGCATAAAAGTGCCGCAGACCGGCAGTGAATGCCTGGCTGCCGATTTTTTCCCGCAGTTCATAAAAAAATAATGAGCCGCGATTGTAGCCGACCGCCCGTTTTGCCTCGGCCATGGTCTGGGTATGGCTGGCCGAGGCGAAGGACCGTAACAGAATGGCCCCGTCCTGACCGGCGTAGCTGAGATACCGGGTGATTGTCTCATTGCGGTCGGCGATGCCTTCGCCGGCCTCCTCCCGGTAAGCGTGGTCGGCAAGAAACGCCGTCAGCCCCTCACACCAGTTACCGCTGGCAGGATCAACCTGCACTGCGTTGCCAAACCAGGAGTGGACGATTTCGTGGCCGAGGGAGGTGGCCTTGATAAAGGGCAGGCGCAGCACCGTTTGTCCGAGCAGGGTGAAGGTCGGGATGCCGTAGCCGGTCGGCAGGCGGTTGGCGACGATGGCGTAGTGGTTGTAGGGATAGGGGCCGATTTCCCGCTCATAGCGGTTGAGATACTCGGCCGCCGCCTGGAGATAGCCGTCGGCAAGCTCGGCATCTTCCGGGAAGAACAGCGAATAGACAAAAAGGTTCTCACGTACCTGCCGTTTGTGTATGGTGTACGGACCAGCGGCAAAATGGATAGCGGTTACCGGTTTTTGGTATACCGACTGGACTGTATTG comes from the Desulforhopalus sp. genome and includes:
- a CDS encoding ChaN family lipoprotein codes for the protein MKRSVLLITALFILTALALPLRAAESAVADYELSLTFTPGEQSGKLSGTAKLTILPGQRLILSFPRMTVTSAQLRDETGLASEIPDLSDVLILPASSSKRWLTLSYSKTVEGEEDNLISHSGISLNTDWHPLPDQPMRFKLTASLPDRFKAITESDTFPLAEKGNTVQSVYQKPVTAIHFAAGPYTIHKRQVRENLFVYSLFFPEDAELADGYLQAAAEYLNRYEREIGPYPYNHYAIVANRLPTGYGIPTFTLLGQTVLRLPFIKATSLGHEIVHSWFGNAVQVDPASGNWCEGLTAFLADHAYREEAGEGIADRNETITRYLSYAGQDGAILLRSFASASHTQTMAEAKRAVGYNRGSLFFYELREKIGSQAFTAGLRHFYATYRDRSAGWDDLRTSFAAVAKFDLHTFFNERLERADIPALAVENIEVAAASKGSTLSFTLRQTTDKPFTLDLPIRIKTPGGEITVQKEISELITEISIGLDQRPLEFTIDPDHAFSRRLAAEEFPPVWSRFLGSEKKLAILAGESDRAQFQPLLDSFAGKGLTVTTAEKVGNKDLRDKDLLFLGTDQAPARSLFGPPPPASAAGLIVDVRRNPLSPGHVAVLITSRDPQTTPSVIGRLSHYGKYSYLEFTGGRNTVKRIQPVQSGLRFVLEELPRGGATAPLAAFPRIIDQLATQQVVYVGETHTNFADHLLQLRIIEALYKKNPLLAIGMEMFPASAQPALDRYILGEEMDEKSFLKESGYYQAWNYDYRFFRDIVNFARSRKIPIIGLNLDRQITTEVFRSGGTDDLSPEILGSLPKDRVLDMPGYAERLAQVHDMHVEGKHGTGAASGFLQAQALWDETMAANIAEYIKIHPERRIVVLAGTQHTRKDSGIPPRLARQVPVRQASVVNLYNNGAPADLDQVADYFFLATLQDLPESPKIGIVLDSLQKDGRFYLKISEISPHGKAAAAGLAVGDIIKEINGTAVTDRTDLYIAMLDCRKGDTIPITIIRGAGDTGQELALTVELTVPPRQLPPNHP